Proteins co-encoded in one Ziziphus jujuba cultivar Dongzao chromosome 9, ASM3175591v1 genomic window:
- the LOC125424192 gene encoding uncharacterized protein LOC125424192: MVPPLVAQDQHPNGLWVVWESREQTNSSIASNSCGNELKKTPETLDGKPRGQVTKPGINRHKVHIAGIKGKGVKPCLRASEDQKPKCREALKEKRSKKVEKLLNVARLKGDVIMSLSTHEEKEEEEEEISIIEGRTRKRHINVGTMDQFARPIKVDYASMSASKKMKQQNVKDVIFKKRLLEVHQYLARCVYEAGIPFNAIDNDSFKRFVEALGQYGPDYTPPSQYQLREPLLKGEVERTKEILKKQEEEWKNSGCSIMTNAWSDRKRKSIMNLCVNWKLGTTFVSLKEALDDAHTGQYIFNYVNKCIKDIGYENVVQIVTDNASNNMATANLLALEWSNIFWISCASHTINLMLEGISKLPSFKGVIDKAKSFTIFIYAHHKTLALMRKLTKKEIVRLGVTRIMFEVFTPLVKVLRLVDGEEKPSMGFVFGELLKAKDDIKKMLKKEGDYMPIFNIIDAKSKDRLNSLLLSL, translated from the exons ATGGTCCCGCCTTTAGTTGCACaagatcagcaccccaacgggttgtggGTTGTATGG GAATCAAGGGAACAAACTAattcttccattgcatccaattCTTGTGGAAATGAACTAAAAAAGACTCCGGAGACGTTGGATGGGAAACCGCG TGGTCAAGTTACAAAGCCGGGAATTAATAGGCACAAAGTCCACATAGCCGGTATCAAGGGGAAGGGTGTGAAACCATGCCTTAGAGCAAGTGAGGATCAAAAACCCAAATGTCGTGAGGCACTTAAGGAAAAAAGGTCTAAAAAGGTAGAGAAGCTATTGAATGTTGCTAGATTAAAAGGTGATGTGATTATGTCTTTGTCTACAcatgaggaaaaagaagaagaagaagaagaaatttctaTTATTGAAGGAAGGACAAGGAAAAGACATATTAATGTGGGTACCATGGATCAATTTGCAAGGCCAATCAAAGTTGATTATGCTTCTATGAGTGCAAGTAAGAAAATGAAACAACAAAATGTTAAAGATGTAATTTTCAAGAAAAGATTGCTTGAAGTTCATCAATATTTAGCAAGATGTGTATATGAAGCCGGGATTCCTTTTAATGCCATTGACAATGATAGCTTCAAAAGATTTGTTGAAGCTCTTGGTCAATATGGCCCGGATTATACTCCTCCTTCTCAATATCAACTAAGAGAGCCACTTTTGAAGGGAGAGGTGGAGAGAACAAAAGAAATACTCAAGAAGCAAGAAGAAGAGTGGAAAAATAGTGGGTGTTCTATCATGACCAATGCTTGGAgtgatagaaaaagaaaaagcatcatGAATTTATGTGTGAATTGGAAACTAGGAACCACATTTGTTTCTTTAAAGGAAGCTTTGGATGATGCTCACACTGGTCAATACATATTTAACTACGTCAACAAATGTATTAAAGATATTGGGTATGAAAATGTGGTTCAAATTGTGACCGACAATGCTTCCAATAATATGGCCACTGCAAATTTGTTAGCATTAGAATGGTCTAACATCTTCTGGATATCATGTGCTAGTCATACCATAAACCTTATGCTTGAAGGAATCTCTAAACTTCCTAGCTTCAAAGGAGTGATTGATAAGGCCAAATCCTTCACTATTTTCATCTATGCACATCATAAGACTTTGGCATTGATGAGAAAGTTAACCAAAAAAGAGATTGTTCGTCTGGGAGTCACTAG AATTATGTTTGAGGTATTCACTCCATTAGTGAAAGTGCTTAGACTTGTTGATGGAGAGGAGAAGCCTTCAATGGGCTTTGTTTTTGGAGAACTACTAAAGGCAAAGGATGACATTAAAAAGATGTTGAAGAAGGAAGGTGACTATATGCCGATCTTCAACATTATTGATGCTAAAAGCAAGGATCGTCTCAATAGTCTACTCCTTAGCTTgtaa